From the genome of Anopheles moucheti chromosome 3, idAnoMoucSN_F20_07, whole genome shotgun sequence, one region includes:
- the LOC128303055 gene encoding tubulin beta chain-like — protein sequence MREIVVFHLGQCGNRVAENFWEYICDEHCLNTQGQFVGQHYLPLQRINVYFDESPCCNFVPRAIFADLEPSTLNYLRCSRYGCLFSPESFISGKTSAGNNWARGYHTEGAELLDQIEDCTRRMVEGCDCLQGFQLVHSIGGGTGSGLGSLLLETLKDHYSGKITNTFSVIPSPKVSEVVVEPYNSVFALSSMIRSSDETFCLDNEALYDICVKTLRLPVPELDDLNHLIASAMAGITCSFRYPGQLNSDLRKLLTNMVPYRRLHFFVPGLAPLCARDSECYRQTTVPELVYQLFSNSNLMAACDPQLGTFLTAAAIFRGRLSTRTVEEHMSGVRSKGQLSFSGFIPNNVKSAICDVPPRGMKMAATFIANTTSITQLFRRITDQFGTMYRQRAFLHWYTGEGMDEGEFNEMENKLKELVDEYDTYREEGRSVPEEVEDEGEWGAEM from the coding sequence atgAGAGAAATAGTTGTGTTCCACCTCGGACAGTGCGGCAATCGGGTGGCGGAAAACTTCTGGGAGTACATTTGCGACGAACACTGCCTGAACACGCAGGGCCAATTCGTGGGCCAACACTACCTGCCACTGCAGCGCATCAACGTGTACTTTGATGAGTCACCGTGTTGCAACTTCGTGCCACGTGCGATCTTCGCCGACCTGGAACCGAGCACCCTGAACTACCTTCGCTGCAGCCGGTACGGGTGTCTGTTTTCGCCGGAAAGTTTCATCAGCGGGAAAACGAGCGCCGGGAACAATTGGGCCCGCGGTTACCATACGGAAGGGGCCGAACTGTTGGACCAGATCGAGGACTGTACGCGGCGCATGGTCGAGGGTTGCGATTGTTTGCAGGGGTTTCAGCTGGTACACTCGATCGGTGGCGGTACCGGGTCCGGATTGGgctcgctgctgctggaaaCGCTGAAGGACCACTATTCGGGCAAGATCACGAACACGTTCAGCGTGATACCCTCGCCGAAGGTGTCGGAAGTAGTGGTGGAACCGTACAATTCCGTCTTCGCGCTCAGCTCGATGATACGCTCGAGCGATGAAACGTTCTGCCTGGACAATGAAGCGCTGTACGATATTTGCGTGAAAACGCTCCGCTTGCCCGTGCCGGAACTGGACGATTTGAATCATCTGATTGCATCCGCAATGGCCGGCATTACCTGCAGCTTTCGGTACCCGGGCCAGCTGAACTCGGACCTACGGAAGCTGCTGACAAATATGGTGCCCTACCGCAGGTTACACTTTTTCGTGCCGGGGCTGGCGCCGTTGTGTGCGCGCGACTCCGAATGCTATCGGCAGACGACCGTGCCGGAGCTGGTCTATCAGCTgttcagcaacagcaatctGATGGCGGCGTGTGACCCGCAGCTCGGGACGTTCCTAACCGcggccgccatctttcgcGGTCGTCTGTCAACACGCACGGTTGAGGAGCATATGAGCGGTGTGCGTTCGAAGGGCCAGCTGTCATTCAGTGGCTTTATCCCGAACAACGTCAAATCGGCAATTTGCGATGTGCCACCGCGCGGTATGAAAATGGCGGCCACGTTCATTGCCAACACGACGTCCATAACGCAGCTGTTCCGGCGCATTACGGATCAGTTTGGGACGATGTACCGGCAGCGCGCCTTCCTGCACTGGTACACCGGCGAAGGTATGGACGAGGGCGAGTTTAACGAGATGGAAAACAAGCTGAAGGAGCTAGTGGACGAGTACGATACCTACCGGGAGGAAGGTCGCTCGGTACCGGAGGAAGTTGAAGATGAAGGAGAATGGGGCGCGGAAATGTAA